In Candidatus Eisenbacteria bacterium, the sequence CGACCGCCACCTGGCTCGGATAGCTCGAGAACGGCTGGCACTTGAGGATGTTCACGTTCTGGGTCTCCTGATGGATCGTGATGACGAGACCCAGGTCCAGCTCGCGATAGACCTCGATCAGGCGGCCGCGCCCGAGTCCCGTCGCCTCGTGGGCCTCGCGCAGATTGGGGGCGCGCCCGTCTCTACACCAATGGTCGTAGATGAACTGGCGAACCCGCAAGGCATCGTCGCTGAATCGGAAGGCAGGAACGTTCTGCGGCATGGCAGGCTTCTCCTCGTGCCCCCTTTGATATGCCGGAGAGCGGTAAGCAGGCGAGCCTTGGCCGTTTTTTCCCTTGACGGGCCTTCGAGCGCCGGCTTACCTTCTCGGCCACGATGGGGTTTTCCAGGTCGCTCCTGGTGTCGGCGGTGCTCGCGCTTCTCGTGCCCGGGGAGGTCGGCGCGGCGGATCAGCCCGTCTCGGCCCGGAAGCTGATCCTGCGGCGGACGGCGGCCGGCGAGGAGAAGCTGCTCTTCCTCGCCAAGGACCCCCAGCTCCTCATCCCGGACATCGGAAGCGCCGACGATCCCGCGTCGGGCACGCCGGGCGGCATCACGATCGAGCTCTTCTCGCAGAACGAGGGCGTCGGCACGCTGCTCGTTCCGCCGGCGGTCGGCTGGCTCGTGCGCGACGGCTCGCCGGCGACGTTCAAGTTCGTGAACAAGCTCGCGCCCGACGGCGTGTCGCCGGTCTTCTCGCTGCTCCTGAAGAAGGGGCGCGCGATCCGCATCCGCGCGTTCGGCGTCGGGTTGCCGCTCGCCGGCCGACAGGGCGCGATCGGCATCCGCATCACGATGGGCAGCACCCGCAACTGCGCGCTCTTCGACGCGTCGACGATCCGCCACGACGGCAGCCACCTCTTCTTCGGGCGCGACGCGGACGGAACGAGCATTCCCGACTGCTCGAACACGAGCCTCGGCGGCCCGACGTGCGTCGACAGCTTCGATGCGCCGACGTGCGGCGGAACGTGTCTCGACGGCTCCGCGTGCGGAACGCGCGACCTCACGACCTGTCAGTGCATCGACGCGGCCCAGCCGTGCGGCGACACGTGGCCGGTGTGCAACGGCGAGTGTCCGGCGGGCCAGGAGTGCGGCAGCGTCGGCGGCTTCCCGCTCCCGACCTGCGGCTGCCTGCCCGCGGGTACGGTCGCATGCGGCGACACGTTCCCGGTGTGCGGCGGGACCTGCCCGGCCGGTCTCACCTGCTACGCGAACTCGATCGGCCTTCCGATCGGCAACTTCGACTTCTGCGAGTGTCTCGCGCAGCCGCCGGTCGATCCGTGCGGCGGCTGCCCGGTGGGCAGCTTCTGCATCGGGCCACCCATCTTCCAGACGCCGAGCTGCGTCCCGACGGCGTGCGGCGGCACGTACCCGACGTGCGGCGACCCCGGCTGTCCGACCGGATCGACGTGTCAGGCGATCGCGGCGACGGGAACCTGCGGCTGCCTACCCTGATCGCCGCCGGCGATCGTCCCACTCGAGCACGGCCGGCAGCACGACGACGTAGCAGACGAGCACCAGCCCCACGCCGATCGTGAGGAGCAGCCCGATCGACGCGATCCCCCGGTGCGGCGCGAAGGCGAGGCTCCCGAACGACAGCATGGTGGTGAGCGCCGAGTAGAAGACGGCGCGCGCCGTGCTCGTGCCGAGGACGTCCTCCTGCTCGTTCGTTCGATGCCGGTGCACGAGGTGGACGCCGCTGTCGATGCTCATGCCGATCAGCATCGGCAGGACGATGACGTTCGCGAAGTTGAACGGCGTACCGAGCACGACGAGCGAGGCGCAGGTGAGCGCCGCGGCCAGGGCGAGCGGGAAGAAGGCGAGGACCATGTCCCAGACGCTGCGCCACAAGACGACGAGCAGCAGCGCCATGCACGCGACGCCGCCGATGAGGGCCCACAGCATCGCCTGCCAGGCCACGCGGCACCACTCGACGACGTAGACCGCGAGTCCCGCGCTGTCCGGCGCGGCGCCGCGAACCTCGGCGACGAACCGCTCGAGGGCGCGACCGTCCGAGATGTCGTTGCGCGGCAACGCCTGCACGCGCGCGCGGCCGTCCGGGGCGAGCATCTGTCGGGTGAGCGTCGGCGGGAGATCCTTCAGCTGCACGTGCGACGGCTTCACGAGCCGCGCCAGGTCGCGGATCTGCTCGGGCAGCGAGCCGACGAGGTCCTTCTCGAGGCTCCCGAGCGTGTCGGGACCGGCATGGGCGAGAAGGCCGTCGATCGCCGTCTTCAGCCGTGTGGCGGCCGGCGCGAGGGCGCCGGCCGTGGTCGCGCCCGCCGTCTCGGCGAGCTTCGCGAGCGACGCGCGGCGCTCGCCGTCAGTGCGCGGCGGGCCGGGCGTGATCGTCGCGGGCACGAAGTACGCGGCGGTCTCGAGGATCGAGAGCTTCTCGTCCTGGTCCTTCGGCACGTAGTCGAGGATGGTCCGCGTCTCGGCCACCGCCGGGAGCGCGGCGATCTTCTTGCCGATCGTCGTGGCGGCGTCGAGCGACGGCGCGATCACGTCGGCGGTCCACGGCGAGGCGTCGCTGCGGGCGAGCAGCTCCTGGAAGGCGACCACCGATTCCTGGTTCGGGTCGTGGAGGCGCGAGGGATTGTAGTCGAAGTGGATGCGCGGCAGCAGGAGGACGGCCCCGACCGCGAGCAGGATCGACGCCGGTCGGATCAGCCAGGCGAAACGGATGGGAACGCGGTCGAGCTGCGCCAGCCATGGCGGCAGCTCCTGCATCGACACGCGCGGCTCCGTGGCGCCGAGCGCGAGGATGGCCGGCAGCACGGTCATCGTGCTCGCGAGCGACGCGAACATGCCGGCGCCGGAGATGATGCCGAGCTGCGCCACGCCGGTGAAGTCGGTCAGCACGAAGATGAAGAAACCGATCGACGTCGTGCACGCGCTCGACAGGAGCGAGCCGCCGATCGACTGTGCCGTCTCGACGAGGGCCTCGGTGCGGCGGCGGCCCTTCGAAACCAGCTCGATGTACCGCATCGCGAAGTGGATCCCGAACTCGCCCCCGAGGCCGACGATCAGGACGTTGAACGCCGCCGAGATGATGTTGAGGTCCCGCACGGTGGCGGCGGCGATGCCATTCGACCACACGAGGCTCACGAGCAGGCTCCCCACGAGGGCCATCACGGTGCGCGTCGAGCGCAGCGCGAAGACCACCGCCACCGTGAACAGGATCGTCGAGACGACGGCGACGCGCACCGTCTGGCGGGCGACCGCCCCCAGCTCCTCTCCGTTCATCACGGGCTCGCCGGTGATGCGGGCGGTCACGCCGTGCTCGGGCCCGATGTCGAGCTCGCGGATGGTGGCGCGGACGACCTCCAGCTCCGGCGCGTCGGGCGCGATCTCACCCAGGTCGCGGGCGGGTCGCACCGCTACGATGCGCTGGCGCGCCTCGGCGGGCAGCGCGGCGCCCATGATGGCCGCGCCCCAGGGATCGGGCGCGCGACGTCCCGCGGCGACCGCTTCGACGACGACGCTCACGCGATCGAGGGCCGGCGCGAGATCGAGCCCCGTCGCCCTCCCCTCGTGCTGCGCCTCGAGCGCCATGCGCAGGAGATCCGCCACGCCGACGAGGCTCTGGTCGCGCGCCAGCGCGCCCAGGAACGGCTGCACGTGCGAGAGGCGGTCGGTCAGGTCCTCCAGCTGATCGGTCGTGAGATAGAGGAGCGCGTTCTTCGCGAAGAACGGGCCGCCGCCGGGCACGTCCACCTCGGAGTAGAGGTCGGTGCGCGCCGCCAGCTTCGCCCCCAGCGCGTCCGCGGTGCGCCCCGCCGCCGTCGGGCTGTCGGCGTCGACCACGATGAGGATGCCGTCGGCGAGCGAGTGGAAGACCTTGCCCAGCTCGCGCTGCCGGATCTGGAACGGGAGCTGTGGGTTCACGAGGCTGCGCGGGTCGGCGTTGATCCCCATGGTGAGCGCGGCGAACACACCGAGCCCGACCGTCACGACGGCCACCACGGTGAGCACCGCCGCCGGACGCCGGTCGACGAACGCCACCCACCGGCCGCACGCTCGGTCGACCGCCGCCTCGAATCCACCCGCCATGGGCGGGGCGCAGTAGGGCCGATCGGCGGGACCGGCGCAAGCCAGGGGCTATCTCTTCGATAGCCTTCGCAGGTTGGCCTCGTGCGTGTCGCGGTCGATGCGGAAGAGCGCCACGAACCCGGTCGAGACGAGGAACAACACCACGAGCAGAGGCGTGTAGACGAGCCCCAGGTTGCGGACGATGGTCGGGTCGACGGCGCCCGGCTTGGCCCCGCGGGGAAAACCGATCGCGCCCAGGATCAGCGACGAGGTGAAGATCCCGATCCCGGAGACGGCCTTCTGGATGAAGACGTTGGCCGCGAAGAGGACGCCCTCGGATCGTCTGCCGGTCGTGATCTCGCTCTCCTCGACGACGTCGGCGAGCATGGCCGTCAAGAGGATGCTGGAGACGATGAACAGGGTCACGAACATCGTGCTCCAGAGCGCCAGCGTCGGCAGGAGCGCCGGCGAGCCGTTCGCGGGAAAGCACCCGAGCAGCCGCAACGTCACGGGGAGCGGACCGATGGCGATGGCGACGAGCGAGATCGCGATCGCCGCGGGCTTCTTGCCGAAGCGTCGCGACAGTACCGGCGTGACGGCGAGCGCGATCGCCGCCGACACGAAGTTCAGCATCGCCAGCACGCCGATCTGCTCCGAGCTGAGCTCCCAGAAGAACGTGTTGAAGTAGATCCCGAGCGCCGCCGTGATGCCCGACGCCATCGCGGCGAATCCCGCCGCGGCGAAGAGCACGAGGAACGAGCGGTTCGCGAGCGTCTGCCGCAGCTCGCCGACGATGCCGCCTGCATGGCGGCTCGCCGGCGGCCGGCGCAGGTGCGGGATGAAGCGGTGCGTCCCGGTGGCCGAGATGAGGATCGCGACCACCATGATGATCGCGG encodes:
- a CDS encoding MFS transporter; translation: MPDSERPSTRRPLDLRTKIFYGLGSVAFGVKDNGFAFFLLLYYNQVLGLAEERVGFAIMVALVADGLIDPFIGYLSDHLHSRWGRRHPFMYASALPVGLAYYFLWRPPAGLSPGALFAYLLAIAVLVRALIACYEIPSSSLVAELTDQYDERTSILSYRYFFGWWGGLAMAVLAYTVFLRSDPAHPTGVLNPEGYHRYGFAAAIIMVVAILISATGTHRFIPHLRRPPASRHAGGIVGELRQTLANRSFLVLFAAAGFAAMASGITAALGIYFNTFFWELSSEQIGVLAMLNFVSAAIALAVTPVLSRRFGKKPAAIAISLVAIAIGPLPVTLRLLGCFPANGSPALLPTLALWSTMFVTLFIVSSILLTAMLADVVEESEITTGRRSEGVLFAANVFIQKAVSGIGIFTSSLILGAIGFPRGAKPGAVDPTIVRNLGLVYTPLLVVLFLVSTGFVALFRIDRDTHEANLRRLSKR
- a CDS encoding MMPL family transporter encodes the protein MAGGFEAAVDRACGRWVAFVDRRPAAVLTVVAVVTVGLGVFAALTMGINADPRSLVNPQLPFQIRQRELGKVFHSLADGILIVVDADSPTAAGRTADALGAKLAARTDLYSEVDVPGGGPFFAKNALLYLTTDQLEDLTDRLSHVQPFLGALARDQSLVGVADLLRMALEAQHEGRATGLDLAPALDRVSVVVEAVAAGRRAPDPWGAAIMGAALPAEARQRIVAVRPARDLGEIAPDAPELEVVRATIRELDIGPEHGVTARITGEPVMNGEELGAVARQTVRVAVVSTILFTVAVVFALRSTRTVMALVGSLLVSLVWSNGIAAATVRDLNIISAAFNVLIVGLGGEFGIHFAMRYIELVSKGRRRTEALVETAQSIGGSLLSSACTTSIGFFIFVLTDFTGVAQLGIISGAGMFASLASTMTVLPAILALGATEPRVSMQELPPWLAQLDRVPIRFAWLIRPASILLAVGAVLLLPRIHFDYNPSRLHDPNQESVVAFQELLARSDASPWTADVIAPSLDAATTIGKKIAALPAVAETRTILDYVPKDQDEKLSILETAAYFVPATITPGPPRTDGERRASLAKLAETAGATTAGALAPAATRLKTAIDGLLAHAGPDTLGSLEKDLVGSLPEQIRDLARLVKPSHVQLKDLPPTLTRQMLAPDGRARVQALPRNDISDGRALERFVAEVRGAAPDSAGLAVYVVEWCRVAWQAMLWALIGGVACMALLLVVLWRSVWDMVLAFFPLALAAALTCASLVVLGTPFNFANVIVLPMLIGMSIDSGVHLVHRHRTNEQEDVLGTSTARAVFYSALTTMLSFGSLAFAPHRGIASIGLLLTIGVGLVLVCYVVVLPAVLEWDDRRRRSG